A region from the Triticum aestivum cultivar Chinese Spring chromosome 3D, IWGSC CS RefSeq v2.1, whole genome shotgun sequence genome encodes:
- the LOC123077276 gene encoding LOB domain-containing protein 40: MRMSCNGCRVLRKGCGEGCTIRPCLEWIRSADAQANATVFLAKFYGRAGLLNLLAADDAGLRPALFRSLLYEACGRMVNPVYGSVGLLWSGQWGACQAAVEAVLKGRPIVRVTSDAPLTACDIRHVAKADRPAASPEAAGTLLGVSCAGRTGFKRASSSTAKSKTKTKSFSGAKHNDGLDRAPSHEESAGSHDHGSHVEDGGMAVEQARGDESSVGTEVDAGSHVSQAEHSPVPPAHQVAKDEEAHDDEIGLELTLGFQPVTPRVVARSPPAGARFGASSSSAESSHIGLLLELPVS, from the coding sequence atgCGGATGAGCTGCAACGGGTGCCGGGTGCTGCGCAAGGGGTGCGGCGAGGGGTGCACCATCCGCCCCTGCCTGGAGTGGATCCGGAGCGCCGACGCGCAGGCCAACGCCACCGTCTTCCTCGCCAAGTTCTACGGCCGCGCCGGCCTGCTCAacctcctcgccgccgacgacgCCGGCCTCCGCCCCGCGCTCTTCCGCTCGCTGCTCTACGAGGCGTGCGGCCGCATGGTCAACCCCGTCTACGGCTCCGTCGGCCTGCTCTGGTCCGGCCAGTGGGGGGCCTGCCAGGCCGCCGTCGAGGCCGTGCTCAAGGGCCGCCCCATCGTCCGGGTCACCTCCGACGCGCCCCTCACGGCGTGCGACATCCGCCACGTCGCCAAGGCCGACCGCCCTGCCGCCTCTCCGGAGGCCGCCGGCACGCTCCTCGGCGTCTCGTGCGCCGGGCGCACCGGGTTCAAGCgcgcgtcctcctccacggccaagtccaagaccaagaccaagagcTTCTCCGGCGCGAAGCACAACGATGGGCTCGACCGCGCGCCGAGCCACGAGGAGTCGGCCGGCAGCCACGACCACGGCAGCCACGTTGAAGACGGCGGCATGGCAGTCGAGCAGGCGAGGGGAGATGAGTCGTCCGTGGGCACTGAGGTTGACGCCGGCTCGCACGTGAGCCAAGCAGAGCACAGCCCCGTGCCCCCGGCGCACCAGGTGGCCAAGGACGAGGAGGCACATGACGACGAAATCGGGCTGGAGCTGACGCTGGGGTTCCAGCCGGTCACCCCGCGCGTGGTGGCGAGGTCGCCGCCGGCAGGGGCACGCTTCGGCGCCAGCAGCTCGAGCGCCGAGTCCAGCCACATCGGCCTGCTGCTTGAACTGCCGGTGTCATAG
- the LOC123077273 gene encoding pentatricopeptide repeat-containing protein At1g66345, mitochondrial — MNAAKSGGRMLARRVVVPSLCRGAASAVPAAAAATPQHVSHYLASSPRVTWEALSAAFPGAPAPEGHVDAVLLSLARNPSPSPSSAETVAKNAHSFFHWSAAASSPSPHSLRSYCLLVHLLARAALISHASVILQAAITRHPSSPASDFLDAFFAAYEDSGTAATTRGLHLLVHAYAQLRLPEEALEACRYLALRRVLPSISAFNAVLHAAQRTGRFRVAWEVFELMTLKRVYASQATVELVVGVLSREGALARMAALVERIHGKKCAPGVVAHVALALWIFEEGRTEEGILLLRRMLQRNMVFDDVAYSLMVHAHCRIGDLESAREQWDDMVRRGCRLNPFVYTCLIGVHCRQGNVSEAMQLLQEMLSRGLKPYDATYSHLVTGCFRHEKTDEGSEYFDKMIHEGLVPDIGTCNEILEAMCGAGQVGKANELVTAMIDRGIIPGQDTYCKLIDGYSKVGDAEGVVKIYHEMEHRGLNHGIEVFASLISGLCQCGNPKEAEKFVSVMERKLLAPTSDISDMLISSYCEKGNTKSALRLYDRMIARSEKLIPSADTFMMLVRRVIKVKT, encoded by the coding sequence ATGAACGCGGCCAAGTCCGGCGGCCGCATGCTCGCGCGGCGCGTCGTCGTACCGTCCCTCTGCCGCGGTGCCGCCTCCGCCGTGCCCGCGGCCGCCGCGGCGACGCCCCAGCACGTCTCCCACTACCTCGCGAGCAGCCCGAGGGTGACCTGGGAGGCGCTCTCCGCCGCGTTCCCCGGCGCCCCGGCGCCCGAGGGCCACGTCGACGCCGTGCTCCTCTCCCTCGCCAGGAACcccagcccctccccctcctccgccgAGACCGTCGCCAAGAACGCGCACAGCTTCTTCcactggtccgccgccgcctcgtcgccgtccCCCCACTCGCTCCGCTCCTACTgcctcctcgtccacctcctcgcccGCGCGGCCCTCATCAGCCACGCCTCCGTGATCCTCCAGGCCGCCATCACCAGGCACCCCTCCTCGCCCGCTTCGGATTTCCTGGACGCCTTCTTCGCGGCCTACGAGGACAGCGGCACCGCCGCGACCACCCGCGGCCTCCACCTCCTGGTGCACGCCTACGCGCAGCTCCGCCTCCCGGAGGAGGCCCTTGAGGCCTGCCGGTACCTGGCGCTCCGCCGCGTGCTCCCCTCCATCTCCGCCTTCAACGCCGTGCTGCACGCGGCGCAGCGCACCGGCCGGTTCCGGGTCGCCTGGGAGGTGTTCGAGCTAATGACGCTGAAGCGGGTGTACGCCAGCCAGGCCACCGTCGAGCTTGTCGTCGGCGTGCTGAGCCGGGAGGGCGCACTTGCCAGGATGGCGGCCCTCGTGGAGAGGATCCACGGCAAGAAGTGCGCGCCGGGCGTCGTGGCGCACGTTGCGCTGGCGCTGTGGATCTTCGAGGAGGGGAGGACCGAGGAAGGGATCTTGCTGCTCAGGAGGATGCTGCAGAGGAACATGGTGTTTGATGACGTTGCTTACTCGCTGATGGTGCATGCCCACTGTCGTATTGGTGATCTGGAGTCGGCGCGCGAGCAGTGGGACGACATGGTCCGACGAGGCTGTCGCCTGAACCCATTTGTGTATACTTGCCTCATCGGAGTACATTGCCGTCAAGGCAATGTCAGTGAGGCCATGCAGTTGCTGCAAGAAATGCTGTCCAGGGGGTTGAAACCGTATGATGCTACATACAGTCACCTCGTCACCGGGTGTTTTAGACATGAGAAGACAGATGAGGGCTCGGAGTACTTTGACAAGATGATCCATGAAGGCCTTGTGCCGGACATTGGCACTTGCAATGAGATCTTAGAGGCGATGTGTGGTGCTGGACAGGTCGGCAAGGCAAACGAGTTGGTGACGGCAATGATCGACAGAGGAATTATTCCTGGTCAGGATACATACTGTAAGCTCATTGATGGGTACAGCAAGGTTGGTGATGCTGAAGGTGTTGTCAAGATTTATCATGAGATGGAGCACAGGGGACTTAACCATGGCATCGAAGTTTTTGCCTCCCTGATCAGTGGCCTGTGCCAGTGTGGGAATCCAAAGGAAGCTGAGAAGTTTGTGTCTGTGATGGAGAGGAAATTGCTGGCTCCGACTAGTGACATAAGCGATATGCTGATCAGCAGTTACTGTGAGAAGGGTAACACTAAGAGCGCACTTCGGTTATATGACAGGATGATTGCACGGAGCGAGAAGCTAATCCCCTCTGCGGATACGTTTATGATGTTGGTGAGAAGAGTCATCAAAGTAAAGACATAG
- the LOC123077277 gene encoding universal stress protein PHOS32, which produces MGGRNIGVAVDFSSCSKAALRWASTNLARSGDQLVLIHVNNSYQNEQGAMHLWEQSGSPLIPLVEFSDPHVTKKYGLLPDKETLEILAQVAHQSGVEVYGKIFYGDPTKKVCEAVDLVPLSCLVIGSRGLSTLKRALMGSVSTYVVNHAACPVTVVKENM; this is translated from the exons ATGGGTGGGAGGAATATTGGAGTTGCTGTGGACTTCTCATCGTGCAGCAAAGCGGCTCTGCGATGGGCGTCAACCAACCTTGCCAGGAGCGGTGACCAACTCGTGCTTATCCATGTCAACAATTCCTACCAGAATGAGCAAGGAGCGATGCATCTCTGGGAACAGAGTGGTTCAC CGCTCATCCCTCTGGTAGAGTTCTCAGACCCCCATGTCACCAAGAAGTACGGACTGTTGCCGGACAAGGAGACACTGGAGATCCTGGCCCAAGTGGCACATCAGAGCGGG GTTGAGGTGTATGGGAAGATATTCTACGGCGACCCGACCAAGAAGGTGTGCGAGGCAGTCGACCTGGTTCCCCTCAGCTGCCTGGTCATCGGAAGCAGAGGTCTGAGCACGCTCAAGAG GGCTCTGATGGGGAGCGTGAGCACCTACGTTGTCAACCACGCGGCCTGCCCGGTCACGGTTGTGAAGGAGAACATGTAG